Proteins from one Streptomyces roseifaciens genomic window:
- the iscX gene encoding Fe-S cluster assembly protein IscX: MRWTDIQQIAAQLAAKHPERKPLAVEFPEVRDLVVGLDGFGDDPARYNVRILESIQLAWSDRKS, translated from the coding sequence ATGCGATGGACTGACATCCAGCAGATCGCGGCGCAACTCGCCGCGAAGCACCCGGAGCGCAAGCCGCTCGCCGTCGAATTCCCCGAGGTCCGCGACCTGGTGGTCGGGCTGGACGGCTTCGGCGACGACCCGGCCCGCTACAACGTCCGCATTCTGGAATCCATACAACTCGCGTGGAGCGACAGAAAGAGCTGA
- a CDS encoding MFS transporter → MKPRAAGRPGPPSDSLRRNRDFQLLCAGQGLSMLGSGASAIALPLLVLQATHSPLHVGLVEAVWTGALALACLPAGPVADRFDRRTVLLVCETGRAAASAALATAVLTGFSPLPVLLAAGVVLGFLTAPFNAAVLPAVRQVVPESRLATALAVNQVRGQFAFLLGPVVGGALFEAGASWPFWLDSVSYAVSAGCVGALRTRTGPPPPDAGREGLWRSFTVGIGFLWNERLLRRLTLVASAQNFVFDGVYLAIVVISARQGASGLSVGMLTATSAVGAMAGVVLAPRVGRLLSPSRVLSATGVLCALLVGAMACTASAPVLAVLLAGCTLAVAVSGSVLTVARLVRTPAHLQGRANSAIGLLFMAAPPLGSSLTGLFLDELPGHVLFLLFGALLAALAAASPRDAALGTADSLDRSNGVGHTRAHAMD, encoded by the coding sequence GTGAAGCCCCGGGCGGCCGGGCGGCCGGGGCCGCCCTCCGACAGCCTGCGCCGCAACCGGGACTTCCAGCTGCTGTGCGCCGGGCAGGGGCTGTCGATGCTGGGCTCGGGCGCCTCGGCCATCGCGCTGCCGCTGCTGGTCCTGCAGGCCACGCACTCGCCGTTGCACGTGGGGCTGGTGGAGGCGGTGTGGACCGGTGCGCTGGCGCTGGCCTGTCTGCCGGCGGGCCCGGTCGCCGACCGCTTCGACCGCCGTACGGTCCTGCTGGTCTGCGAGACCGGCCGGGCGGCGGCGAGTGCGGCCCTGGCGACCGCGGTCCTCACCGGCTTCTCGCCGCTGCCGGTCCTGCTGGCGGCGGGGGTGGTGCTGGGGTTCCTGACGGCGCCGTTCAACGCCGCGGTCCTGCCGGCGGTCCGGCAGGTCGTGCCGGAGAGCAGACTGGCCACCGCCCTGGCGGTCAACCAGGTACGGGGCCAGTTCGCGTTCCTGCTGGGGCCGGTGGTCGGCGGTGCGCTGTTCGAGGCGGGGGCGAGCTGGCCGTTCTGGCTGGACAGCGTCTCCTACGCGGTCTCCGCCGGATGCGTCGGCGCGCTGCGTACGCGGACGGGGCCGCCCCCGCCGGACGCCGGGCGCGAGGGCCTGTGGCGGTCGTTCACCGTGGGCATCGGCTTCCTGTGGAACGAGCGCCTGCTGCGCCGCCTGACCCTCGTCGCGTCGGCGCAGAACTTCGTCTTCGACGGGGTGTACCTGGCCATCGTCGTGATCAGCGCCCGGCAGGGAGCGTCGGGGCTGTCCGTCGGGATGCTCACGGCGACGTCGGCGGTGGGGGCGATGGCCGGGGTCGTCCTCGCCCCGCGCGTGGGCCGGCTCCTCTCCCCTTCCCGGGTCCTGTCCGCCACCGGCGTGCTGTGCGCGCTGCTCGTCGGCGCGATGGCCTGCACGGCGAGCGCGCCGGTCCTCGCCGTACTGCTGGCGGGGTGCACCCTGGCGGTTGCCGTCTCGGGTTCGGTGCTGACGGTCGCCCGCCTCGTGCGTACCCCGGCGCATCTGCAGGGCCGGGCGAACAGTGCCATCGGGCTGCTGTTCATGGCCGCTCCCCCGCTCGGCTCGTCCCTGACCGGTCTGTTCCTCGACGAACTGCCCGGCCACGTCCTCTTCCTGCTCTTCGGCGCGCTCCTGGCCGCGCTCGCCGCCGCCTCCCCGCGCGACGCCGCGCTCGGCACGGCGGACTCCCTGGACCGTTCGAACGGTGTAGGTCACACTCGGGCGCATGCGATGGACTGA
- the lanKC gene encoding class III lanthionine synthetase LanKC produces MLAQGHLVADPYFVETLDRIEDAADRFARAAGPPPPGWQRAERGGWVNIHRPEARLPGQGWKIHASATAARAEHVIDTVWDYCTGRGICFKFLRSATVFKHVNSKQAPRSAGGKLVTVYPGGEEELERTLTDLSALLRGVEGPYVLSDLRWDEGPLYVRYGGFSLAYCFSPEGEYVPAMEGPGGVLVPDVRGTSFRVPPWVEAPAFLGARIRAAKAGTPGGFPYRVEKALHFSNGGGVYRAVEKGSGRRVVLREARPHAGLDDSGLDAVARLEREHAVLQRLAGLDCVPRVYARTRHWEHHFLVEELVEGETLQEAVGRRHPLFQHGSGEEEVASYTRWACDVLGRVEKAVAELHARGIVFGDLQPGNVIVRPDDSVCLVDFETACETASAQDDAGLRPVLGTPGFTAAWARSGRAVDTYALAALTLALFCPLTPLLRFARAKYAQLAGWVEGRFPVPPGFGDRLRRELAPPASVRIEDKPFADKPFADAAPDDSPWPEERTADGRAALDSLREGILLSATPERADRLFPGDVRQFDDQGASLAFGAAGVLHALYVTGRADHPAFGDHVDWLVRACERTRWPRPGLYDGLAGIAYVLDELGRPGEAREVLVRLGGIGLQGCGAGLFGGLAGIGLTRLHFGDADEAARLADRLARALAGREQVAGKPDAVGLTHGWSGPALLFTGLYARTGEQEWLRHAENALARDLGRCGAPRAGQVHVREGQRWLSTLDRGSAGIALALDAYLQHRPDDPHFALLRDRMRDGLGTELLLSPGLLDGQAGLLYGLAHLAGPDSALVPHLRSLGLHCVRFQGRRAFALDGLLRLSMDLATGAAGVLLAVHTALAGGPARMAPPPLPLLPPPSSPPAPCGRPPGSGP; encoded by the coding sequence ATGCTCGCTCAGGGTCATCTCGTCGCGGACCCCTACTTCGTCGAGACGCTCGACCGCATCGAGGACGCCGCCGACCGCTTCGCCCGCGCGGCCGGCCCTCCGCCTCCGGGCTGGCAGCGTGCCGAGCGCGGCGGCTGGGTGAACATCCACCGGCCGGAGGCCCGGCTGCCCGGGCAGGGCTGGAAGATCCACGCCTCCGCCACGGCCGCCCGGGCGGAGCACGTGATCGACACGGTCTGGGACTACTGCACCGGGCGCGGCATCTGCTTCAAGTTCCTCCGGAGCGCCACCGTGTTCAAGCACGTCAACAGCAAGCAGGCGCCGCGCTCGGCCGGGGGCAAGCTCGTCACCGTCTACCCCGGCGGCGAGGAGGAGCTGGAGCGGACGCTGACGGACCTCTCGGCGCTGCTGCGCGGCGTCGAAGGCCCGTACGTCCTGAGCGACCTGCGCTGGGACGAAGGCCCGCTGTACGTGCGTTACGGCGGTTTCAGCCTCGCCTACTGCTTCTCGCCCGAGGGCGAATACGTGCCGGCGATGGAGGGGCCGGGAGGCGTCCTCGTGCCCGATGTGCGGGGTACGTCGTTCCGGGTGCCGCCGTGGGTGGAGGCGCCCGCCTTCCTGGGCGCCCGCATCCGGGCGGCCAAGGCGGGCACGCCCGGGGGCTTTCCGTACCGGGTGGAGAAGGCGCTGCACTTCTCGAACGGCGGTGGTGTGTACCGCGCCGTGGAGAAGGGTTCCGGCAGGCGGGTCGTCCTGCGGGAAGCGCGGCCGCACGCCGGTCTGGACGACAGCGGCCTGGACGCCGTGGCGCGCCTGGAGCGCGAGCACGCGGTGCTGCAGCGGCTGGCCGGCCTCGACTGCGTGCCCCGGGTGTACGCGCGGACGCGCCACTGGGAGCACCACTTCCTCGTGGAGGAGCTGGTCGAGGGCGAGACCCTGCAGGAGGCGGTCGGCAGGCGTCACCCGCTGTTCCAGCACGGCTCCGGCGAGGAGGAGGTCGCTTCGTACACGCGGTGGGCCTGCGACGTCCTCGGGCGGGTCGAGAAGGCCGTGGCCGAACTGCACGCGCGCGGCATCGTCTTCGGGGACCTGCAGCCCGGCAACGTCATCGTGCGCCCCGACGACAGCGTCTGCCTGGTCGACTTCGAGACGGCTTGCGAGACGGCTTCCGCGCAGGACGACGCCGGTCTCCGGCCCGTCCTGGGCACGCCCGGGTTCACCGCCGCGTGGGCCCGGTCGGGTCGCGCCGTCGACACGTACGCGCTCGCCGCCCTGACCCTCGCGCTGTTCTGCCCGCTGACGCCGCTGCTGCGCTTCGCCCGGGCGAAGTACGCGCAGCTGGCGGGCTGGGTGGAGGGGCGGTTCCCGGTGCCGCCCGGCTTCGGCGACCGGCTGCGCAGGGAGCTCGCGCCGCCGGCCTCCGTACGGATCGAGGACAAACCCTTCGCGGACAAACCCTTCGCGGACGCCGCACCGGACGACTCGCCCTGGCCTGAGGAGCGTACGGCCGACGGGCGGGCCGCTCTGGACTCCCTCCGCGAGGGCATCCTGCTCAGCGCGACGCCGGAGCGGGCGGACCGGCTGTTCCCCGGGGACGTGCGGCAGTTCGACGATCAGGGCGCGTCGCTGGCGTTCGGCGCGGCCGGGGTCCTGCACGCCCTGTACGTCACGGGGCGGGCGGACCACCCCGCGTTCGGCGACCACGTCGACTGGCTGGTGCGGGCCTGCGAGCGCACCCGCTGGCCGCGGCCCGGGCTGTACGACGGGCTGGCCGGAATCGCCTACGTCCTGGACGAGCTGGGCCGGCCCGGCGAAGCCCGTGAGGTGCTCGTGCGGCTGGGCGGGATCGGCCTCCAGGGGTGTGGTGCGGGCCTGTTCGGCGGTCTCGCCGGGATCGGGCTGACCCGCCTGCACTTCGGTGACGCGGACGAGGCGGCGCGGCTCGCCGACCGGCTCGCCCGCGCACTCGCGGGCCGTGAGCAGGTGGCGGGCAAGCCGGACGCCGTGGGCCTCACGCACGGCTGGTCGGGACCGGCGCTGCTGTTCACCGGGCTGTATGCGAGGACGGGCGAACAGGAGTGGCTGCGGCACGCGGAGAACGCGCTGGCCAGGGACCTCGGCCGCTGCGGTGCGCCGCGCGCGGGTCAGGTCCACGTCCGGGAGGGGCAGCGGTGGCTGTCGACCCTGGACCGCGGCAGCGCGGGCATCGCGCTCGCCCTGGACGCGTACCTGCAGCACCGCCCCGACGACCCGCACTTCGCGCTCCTCCGCGACCGCATGCGCGACGGCCTCGGCACCGAACTGCTCCTCTCCCCCGGCCTCCTGGACGGCCAGGCGGGGCTGCTGTACGGCCTCGCCCACCTTGCCGGCCCCGACTCCGCACTGGTCCCGCACCTGCGGAGTCTGGGCCTCCACTGCGTACGGTTCCAGGGCCGGCGGGCCTTCGCGCTCGACGGGCTGCTGCGACTGTCCATGGACCTCGCGACCGGCGCCGCGGGCGTCCTGCTGGCGGTGCACACCGCACTGGCCGGCGGCCCGGCACGGATGGCGCCCCCGCCCCTGCCGCTGCTCCCGCCGCCGTCGTCGCCACCGGCGCCGTGCGGGCGTCCGCCGGGGTCGGGGCCGTGA